A window of the Vibrio pomeroyi genome harbors these coding sequences:
- the fliO gene encoding flagellar biosynthetic protein FliO, giving the protein MSLLSQRLARLLKVGLGIGLLTTPSIAFAATPPSLDLATTFGSLIFVIAFILFIAWLLKRMQVPAMSNQQGLAIVRQIPVGTKERIAIVQAGDEQFLVGITTQSIQLISKLDKPLTQEMLEKSTFSSQLSQLMKKDANK; this is encoded by the coding sequence ATGAGTCTTTTGTCTCAAAGACTAGCGCGCCTGTTAAAAGTAGGCTTGGGAATAGGGTTATTAACTACTCCTTCCATTGCCTTTGCTGCAACGCCGCCTTCTCTTGATTTAGCGACCACTTTTGGGTCGCTAATTTTCGTTATAGCCTTCATCTTATTTATTGCTTGGCTACTGAAACGAATGCAAGTGCCAGCGATGTCCAATCAGCAAGGTTTAGCAATTGTTAGGCAAATCCCTGTGGGCACAAAAGAGCGTATTGCTATCGTGCAAGCGGGTGATGAGCAGTTCTTGGTGGGCATTACCACACAATCCATTCAGCTGATCTCTAAGCTTGATAAACCTCTTACTCAGGAGATGCTGGAAAAAAGTACATTCTCAAGTCAGCTTTCCCAGCTCATGAAAAAAGATGCAAACAAATAA
- the fliP gene encoding flagellar type III secretion system pore protein FliP (The bacterial flagellar biogenesis protein FliP forms a type III secretion system (T3SS)-type pore required for flagellar assembly.) produces the protein MQTNNGLLNSSYSCQAGSFRAVKVLLVQLTLLCTLLFSVSVFAQAEDGTVIPANTAGSESVTISTMEQDQAKSTTMTTGSLTGNGGGIPAFTMTTNANGGEDYSINLQILALMTMLGFLPAMVILMTSFTRIVVVMSILRQAMGLQQTPSNQVIIGIAIFLTFFIMSPVINQVNEQAVQPYLNEQISARQAFDVAQGPIKSFMLKQTRIKDLETFVEISGAEVTNPEDVSMAVLIPAFITSELKTAFQIGFMLFLPFLIIDLVVASVLMAMGMMMLSPMIVSLPFKLMLFVLVDGWNLILSTLAGSFAL, from the coding sequence ATGCAAACAAATAACGGACTTTTGAACTCATCTTACTCTTGCCAAGCCGGATCTTTCCGCGCGGTGAAAGTGCTACTGGTTCAGCTTACTCTTCTCTGTACCCTTTTATTCAGTGTGTCGGTATTCGCACAGGCTGAAGACGGCACTGTAATCCCTGCCAACACCGCGGGATCAGAGTCGGTCACCATCAGCACGATGGAACAAGACCAAGCTAAATCGACCACCATGACCACTGGCAGTTTGACGGGTAATGGGGGTGGTATTCCTGCTTTCACCATGACAACCAATGCCAATGGTGGTGAAGATTACTCGATAAACCTGCAAATTCTAGCGTTAATGACCATGCTTGGCTTCTTGCCTGCAATGGTGATATTGATGACTTCGTTCACCCGCATCGTGGTGGTGATGTCTATCTTGCGTCAGGCGATGGGTTTGCAACAAACGCCTTCCAACCAAGTGATCATTGGTATCGCGATATTCTTGACCTTTTTCATCATGTCACCTGTGATCAATCAGGTTAACGAGCAGGCGGTTCAACCCTATTTGAATGAACAAATATCGGCGCGACAGGCATTTGATGTTGCCCAAGGCCCGATCAAATCATTCATGCTGAAACAGACTCGAATTAAAGATCTAGAGACCTTTGTTGAGATCTCTGGGGCGGAAGTGACCAACCCAGAAGATGTCTCAATGGCGGTTCTGATCCCTGCGTTTATCACATCGGAATTGAAAACGGCTTTCCAGATAGGCTTTATGCTGTTCTTGCCGTTTCTGATCATCGACTTGGTGGTGGCGTCGGTATTGATGGCGATGGGTATGATGATGTTGTCACCGATGATTGTATCCTTGCCGTTTAAGTTGATGCTGTTCGTTCTCGTTGATGGTTGGAACTTGATACTCTCCACACTCGCCGGCAGTTTTGCCTTGTAG
- the fliN gene encoding flagellar motor switch protein FliN has translation MEPSEDQKLADEWAAALGEDPSAPSIDVDDVLAAPLDELTDSSSPISEDERRKLDTIMDIPVTISMEVGRSQISIRNLLQLNQGSVVELDRIAGESLDVMVNGTLIAHGEVVVVNDKFGIRLTDVISQTERIKKLR, from the coding sequence ATGGAACCTAGTGAAGATCAAAAGCTAGCAGACGAATGGGCTGCAGCACTTGGTGAAGACCCTTCAGCGCCGTCAATTGATGTTGATGATGTGCTCGCGGCACCACTTGATGAGCTAACCGATTCATCGTCTCCGATTTCTGAAGATGAGCGTCGTAAGCTGGATACCATTATGGATATCCCAGTGACCATTTCGATGGAAGTGGGTCGTTCTCAGATCAGTATTCGTAACCTACTTCAATTGAACCAAGGTTCGGTTGTAGAGCTTGATCGAATCGCCGGTGAGTCACTGGATGTGATGGTAAACGGTACTTTGATTGCTCACGGTGAAGTGGTTGTGGTAAACGACAAATTTGGTATTCGTTTGACTGACGTTATTAGCCAAACAGAACGCATTAAGAAGCTGCGTTAA
- a CDS encoding flagellar hook-length control protein FliK produces the protein MNVSPSSNSATNKTSSLLDTGSAASKVEETGDSKGFFESFKEALGFEESDSKAAVKDAESASKSEGKQPSVEGDASSEKANSGSAGKTQGDVAESKSTDATSEAQAKQAGTAVDAEKASVEDAKTNKSGVEQTAELDSQSKDKASSNMAGDDTSAEKTQSQGEQLQAASAGQHSKDQTAELKAKDASQANAAMSEGNKLLGQLDEANKTLNKTPNGKGLPQQAQIDQVQSNITGAPIAGASVAGLATQQNNTANTESALEVDSEIAVLTGGKGVSQLTDDEVRQLMDKGVTPEQIEASMSRELNQKNAASAVVTDQSQTLSPAELELAKQVDAHTKALNQLNAQIESEQSVVDGLLQKQQSGAKLTVDEQAALAKATSNIEVLNQQLANVQQQATALLSQAPNASGTSANPTAIDWDNADSNEAKALAAVASTAAVATAAQQATSQASSQAAANAVSDKAAMLHANNAHAAQQAAAQQANLASPQQAALDPALTAQGVAMNAAPAATKAGSTDMLLKAGAGAAALSGLGKAGAKEDSKDSTFAQQIASAAGVQGAATAGSAPTRAEIQAAQQAPLQLTKELANEQVAEKVQMMMSKNLKNLDIRLDPPELGQMKIRMTMNNDVASVHFTVNSQQARDVIEQTLPRLREMLAQQGMQLADSSVQQQNSGQGQDRYNNGEQQSGSNRTNDAQGDENLDSGSNLELNVASKRDGISYYA, from the coding sequence ATGAATGTTAGTCCTTCCTCAAATTCAGCGACCAACAAAACGTCATCGTTGTTGGACACCGGTTCTGCCGCTTCAAAGGTAGAAGAAACCGGCGATTCAAAAGGTTTTTTTGAATCGTTTAAAGAAGCGCTCGGCTTTGAAGAAAGTGACAGCAAGGCTGCAGTAAAAGACGCAGAAAGTGCTTCAAAATCTGAAGGCAAACAACCTTCGGTTGAAGGTGATGCGTCTTCTGAAAAGGCTAACAGTGGGTCGGCGGGGAAAACGCAAGGCGATGTAGCTGAATCAAAGAGCACAGATGCGACTAGCGAGGCTCAAGCCAAACAAGCTGGTACAGCGGTAGATGCTGAAAAGGCGTCTGTTGAAGATGCGAAGACCAATAAGTCAGGTGTTGAACAAACGGCTGAATTAGATTCGCAGTCGAAAGACAAAGCCTCATCGAACATGGCGGGTGACGACACCTCTGCTGAGAAAACTCAATCTCAAGGTGAACAACTTCAAGCTGCTTCTGCTGGTCAACATTCAAAAGATCAAACTGCAGAGTTAAAAGCCAAAGATGCTTCTCAAGCCAACGCAGCGATGAGCGAAGGCAATAAATTGCTTGGTCAGTTGGACGAGGCAAACAAAACGCTTAATAAGACACCGAACGGCAAAGGCTTGCCTCAGCAAGCTCAGATAGACCAAGTTCAAAGTAATATCACGGGTGCTCCTATTGCAGGTGCCTCCGTTGCGGGTCTGGCGACACAACAAAATAATACGGCAAACACAGAAAGCGCTCTTGAAGTGGACTCTGAAATTGCGGTGCTTACTGGCGGTAAAGGTGTTTCTCAGCTGACTGATGATGAAGTCCGACAGCTAATGGACAAAGGCGTGACCCCTGAGCAGATCGAAGCAAGCATGAGCCGAGAGCTGAACCAGAAAAATGCGGCTAGCGCAGTTGTTACCGATCAAAGCCAAACACTCTCACCAGCTGAACTCGAGCTAGCGAAACAGGTTGATGCTCATACTAAAGCGCTGAACCAATTGAATGCTCAGATTGAATCAGAGCAGTCTGTTGTGGACGGTTTGCTACAAAAGCAACAAAGCGGCGCTAAGTTAACGGTTGATGAGCAAGCTGCCTTAGCTAAAGCTACCTCTAATATAGAAGTGTTGAATCAACAACTAGCCAATGTTCAACAGCAAGCTACTGCTTTACTAAGCCAAGCCCCGAATGCGAGTGGCACCTCAGCTAACCCAACCGCGATTGATTGGGATAATGCAGATTCGAATGAAGCTAAGGCCTTAGCGGCAGTAGCATCGACAGCAGCTGTCGCGACCGCTGCTCAGCAAGCGACATCACAGGCCTCGTCTCAAGCTGCCGCCAATGCTGTTTCAGACAAGGCAGCAATGTTGCACGCTAATAATGCGCACGCGGCCCAACAGGCTGCGGCTCAACAAGCTAACCTTGCTTCACCTCAACAAGCTGCGTTAGACCCTGCTTTAACTGCGCAAGGGGTGGCGATGAATGCAGCACCAGCCGCGACCAAAGCAGGTTCGACGGACATGTTACTTAAAGCTGGAGCCGGAGCAGCGGCACTGTCTGGTCTTGGGAAAGCGGGTGCTAAAGAAGACTCTAAAGATTCGACATTTGCTCAACAGATAGCTTCTGCTGCGGGTGTTCAAGGCGCTGCAACTGCGGGTTCTGCGCCAACCCGAGCTGAGATTCAAGCGGCTCAACAAGCACCTTTACAGCTGACTAAAGAACTCGCGAATGAGCAGGTCGCGGAAAAAGTACAAATGATGATGTCTAAGAACCTTAAGAACTTAGACATCCGCCTCGACCCACCAGAGTTGGGGCAAATGAAGATTCGCATGACCATGAACAATGATGTGGCAAGCGTTCATTTCACAGTGAACAGCCAACAAGCGAGGGATGTGATAGAACAAACCTTACCTCGTTTAAGAGAAATGCTTGCTCAACAAGGTATGCAGCTCGCTGATTCGTCTGTTCAGCAACAGAATTCAGGTCAAGGGCAAGATAGATACAACAATGGTGAGCAACAATCCGGCTCTAACCGCACAAATGATGCTCAAGGTGATGAAAACCTTGATAGCGGCAGCAATCTTGAATTGAATGTCGCATCAAAGCGTGATGGAATTAGTTATTATGCCTAA
- the flhA gene encoding flagellar biosynthesis protein FlhA, whose amino-acid sequence MKFTLPFADKLPKIPNRAMPAIGAPVMVLATLAMVVLPIPAFLLDMFFTFNIALSMVVLLVSVYTRRPLDFAAFPTVLLIATLLRLALNVASTRVVLLHGHEGGDAAGNVIEAFGNVVIGGNYAVGLVVFLILMIINFMVVTKGAGRISEVSARFTLDALPGKQMAIDADLNAGLIDQDQARLRRFEVTKEADFYGSMDGASKFVKGDAIAGILILFINIIGGLSIGMAQFDLGFGEAIEIYTLLTIGDGLVAQIPSLLLSIAAAMMVTRQNTDEDMGQQLVFQMFDNPKALMITAAILGIMGIVPGMPHFSFLSLAIVAGAGAYYIDKKQKKKALEPSLPAAVEASGETGSQKELSWDDVQPVDIIGLEVGYRLIPLVDRDQGGELLERVKGVRKKLSQDFGFLIPAVHIRDNLELTPNSYRITLMGVAVGEAEIKPDMELAINPGQVYGMIDGEPTIDPAFGLEAVWIREEQREHAQALGYTVVDSSTVLATHLSQLLTNNASQLIGHEEVQNLLEMLSRSTPKLVEGFVPDQLPLGVVVKVLQNLLNEAIPIRDIRTIVQTLSEYSGKSQEPDILTAAVRISLKRLIVQEINGIEPELPVITLIPKLEQILHQTMQASGGESAGIEPGLAERLQTSLSHATQEQELKGEPAVLLTSGVLRSTLAKFVKNTIPSLRVLSYQEIPDEKQIRIVQAVGN is encoded by the coding sequence ATGAAATTCACCCTGCCTTTTGCGGACAAGCTACCGAAAATCCCTAACCGTGCCATGCCTGCGATTGGTGCGCCTGTTATGGTACTTGCAACGCTTGCTATGGTGGTGTTGCCCATTCCTGCGTTCTTGTTGGATATGTTCTTCACCTTCAACATTGCACTGTCTATGGTTGTGCTACTGGTCTCGGTATATACCCGCAGACCTTTGGATTTCGCCGCTTTCCCTACAGTCCTTCTGATTGCGACACTACTTCGATTAGCCTTGAACGTTGCTTCTACGCGTGTGGTTTTACTGCATGGTCACGAAGGTGGCGACGCGGCTGGTAACGTGATTGAAGCCTTCGGTAACGTGGTTATCGGTGGTAACTACGCGGTTGGTTTAGTGGTGTTCTTGATCTTGATGATCATTAACTTCATGGTTGTTACCAAAGGTGCAGGCCGTATTTCGGAAGTAAGTGCACGTTTCACCTTGGATGCCTTACCGGGTAAGCAAATGGCAATCGATGCCGATTTGAACGCGGGTTTGATCGACCAAGATCAGGCGCGTCTACGACGTTTTGAAGTAACCAAAGAAGCTGACTTCTACGGTTCGATGGACGGTGCTTCTAAGTTTGTAAAAGGCGATGCGATCGCCGGTATCCTTATCCTCTTCATCAATATCATTGGTGGCTTGAGCATTGGTATGGCTCAGTTTGACCTTGGCTTTGGTGAAGCAATCGAAATCTATACGCTACTGACTATCGGTGATGGTCTGGTTGCACAAATTCCATCGCTATTACTTTCTATCGCTGCCGCGATGATGGTAACGCGTCAAAACACCGATGAAGACATGGGGCAGCAGCTTGTCTTCCAAATGTTCGATAATCCAAAAGCTCTGATGATCACTGCCGCTATCCTTGGCATCATGGGTATTGTTCCGGGCATGCCGCACTTCTCATTCTTGAGCTTAGCTATAGTCGCGGGCGCGGGTGCGTATTACATCGATAAGAAACAGAAGAAGAAGGCTTTGGAGCCAAGCCTTCCGGCGGCAGTTGAAGCCAGCGGAGAAACAGGTTCGCAGAAAGAGCTTTCTTGGGATGATGTTCAGCCCGTTGATATCATTGGCCTAGAAGTAGGTTACCGCTTGATTCCACTGGTAGACAGGGACCAAGGTGGTGAATTGCTAGAGCGCGTTAAAGGTGTGCGTAAGAAGTTGTCTCAAGATTTTGGTTTCTTGATTCCTGCCGTACATATTCGCGATAACCTAGAGTTGACACCAAACAGCTATCGAATCACCTTGATGGGGGTTGCGGTCGGTGAGGCTGAGATTAAGCCTGACATGGAGCTCGCGATTAACCCGGGCCAAGTATATGGAATGATCGATGGTGAGCCGACGATTGACCCAGCATTTGGGTTAGAAGCGGTATGGATTCGTGAAGAGCAGCGTGAACACGCACAAGCTCTTGGCTACACGGTTGTGGATTCATCGACCGTACTGGCAACACACCTCAGCCAATTGCTCACCAACAACGCATCGCAGTTGATTGGTCACGAAGAAGTACAGAACCTGCTTGAGATGCTTAGCCGTTCAACACCTAAACTGGTGGAAGGCTTTGTACCGGATCAGTTACCACTGGGTGTGGTTGTGAAAGTTCTACAAAACCTGCTCAATGAAGCCATTCCAATTCGTGATATTCGAACAATAGTCCAAACTTTGTCGGAGTACTCAGGTAAGAGTCAAGAACCTGACATACTAACCGCGGCTGTTCGTATATCATTGAAACGACTAATTGTTCAGGAAATCAATGGTATAGAACCAGAATTGCCGGTTATAACCTTGATTCCTAAGCTGGAACAAATCTTGCATCAAACCATGCAGGCATCCGGCGGAGAATCTGCTGGTATTGAACCTGGTTTAGCCGAACGTTTACAGACCTCCCTCAGCCATGCCACACAAGAGCAAGAGCTGAAAGGTGAGCCAGCGGTGTTACTGACCTCTGGTGTGTTGCGTTCTACTCTGGCTAAGTTCGTGAAGAACACGATCCCAAGCTTGAGAGTATTATCTTACCAAGAGATACCGGACGAAAAGCAGATACGCATAGTACAAGCTGTTGGTAATTAA
- the fliQ gene encoding flagellar biosynthesis protein FliQ has protein sequence MNPEIFVELFRDALWMVLIMVCAIIIPSLLIGLVVAIFQAATSINEQTLSFLPRLIVTLLALMLFAHWMTQMMMEFFFELIERLPQVLY, from the coding sequence ATGAATCCTGAAATATTCGTAGAGTTGTTCCGAGACGCGCTTTGGATGGTATTAATTATGGTTTGCGCCATTATTATTCCTAGCCTGCTGATCGGTTTGGTCGTGGCTATCTTCCAAGCGGCGACCTCGATCAACGAACAAACATTGAGTTTCCTGCCGCGTTTGATCGTGACCTTATTGGCCTTGATGCTGTTTGCACACTGGATGACTCAGATGATGATGGAGTTCTTTTTTGAACTCATCGAACGCTTGCCTCAAGTTCTGTATTAA
- the fliR gene encoding flagellar biosynthetic protein FliR, producing MEYPTSLVLEWLANYFWPYTRISAMLMVMTVTGARFVSPRIRLYLGLAITFAVMPAIPAVPKEIELLSFQGFLTVFEQIVIGVAMGFVTQFMIQTFVMLGQILGMQSSLGFASMVDPANGQNTPVLGQLFMLLATMFFLATDGHLKMLQLVVFSFKTLPIGSGSLTSVDFRELALWLGIMFKTALAMSLSGIIALLTINLSFGVMTRAAPQLNIFSLGFAFALLVGLLLCWYILGGLYSHYELFWMQGEQQICRLIRLDC from the coding sequence ATGGAATACCCAACGAGCCTTGTACTAGAGTGGTTAGCCAATTATTTTTGGCCCTACACTCGCATCTCAGCCATGCTGATGGTGATGACGGTCACCGGCGCACGCTTTGTGTCGCCGCGTATTCGTCTGTATTTAGGTTTGGCGATTACCTTCGCGGTGATGCCCGCGATCCCTGCGGTTCCCAAAGAGATTGAACTGTTGTCTTTTCAAGGTTTCCTTACTGTCTTTGAGCAAATCGTGATCGGCGTGGCGATGGGCTTTGTCACTCAGTTCATGATTCAAACCTTCGTTATGCTCGGCCAGATACTCGGTATGCAATCGAGCTTGGGCTTCGCCTCTATGGTTGACCCGGCAAACGGTCAGAACACGCCAGTACTCGGCCAGCTATTCATGTTGCTTGCGACCATGTTTTTCTTGGCGACCGACGGTCACTTGAAGATGTTGCAGCTAGTGGTATTCAGTTTTAAAACTTTGCCTATCGGCAGTGGTTCTCTGACCTCAGTCGATTTTAGAGAACTCGCATTGTGGCTCGGTATCATGTTCAAAACGGCATTGGCGATGTCTTTATCTGGCATTATTGCACTGCTGACGATTAACCTTTCTTTTGGTGTAATGACGCGTGCTGCACCTCAGTTAAACATTTTTTCTTTGGGTTTTGCATTTGCGCTACTCGTGGGTCTGTTACTTTGTTGGTATATCCTTGGCGGCTTGTATAGTCACTATGAGCTATTCTGGATGCAAGGCGAGCAACAGATATGTCGTCTAATCCGGTTAGATTGCTAG
- the flhB gene encoding flagellar biosynthesis protein FlhB, translated as MAESDGQERTEDATPRRLQQAKEKGQVARSKELASASVLIVGAIALMWFGESMAKALFEAMQRLFSLSRDEIFDTNKLLEIAGGALVNLLFPLFLILITLFVAAVIGAAGVGGINFSMQAAMPKASKLNPLSGIKRMFGLQSWVELLKSILKVALVSGMAIYLIQASQHDLMQLSMDVYPQNIFHALDILLNFILLISCSLLIVVAIDIPFQIWQHADQLKMTKQEVKDEFKDTEGKPEVKGRIRMLQREAAQRRMMADVPQADVIVTNPEHFSVALRYKQNQDKAPIVVAKGVDHMAMKIREIARENDIYIVPAPPLARALYHTTELEQQIPDGLFTAVAQVLAYVFQLKQYRKRGGERPKLQDSNMPIPPDLRH; from the coding sequence ATGGCAGAGTCAGACGGTCAAGAACGCACAGAAGACGCCACGCCCAGACGCTTGCAACAGGCCAAAGAGAAAGGGCAGGTTGCAAGGTCAAAAGAGCTAGCGTCAGCGTCGGTATTAATTGTCGGTGCGATTGCATTAATGTGGTTTGGCGAATCCATGGCGAAGGCTTTGTTCGAGGCTATGCAGCGCCTGTTCTCTTTAAGTCGCGACGAAATCTTTGACACCAATAAGCTTCTTGAAATCGCTGGTGGCGCACTGGTGAACCTGCTGTTTCCGCTGTTCTTAATTCTGATCACCTTGTTTGTTGCGGCTGTTATTGGCGCTGCAGGTGTCGGCGGGATTAACTTTTCGATGCAAGCTGCAATGCCTAAAGCGTCGAAGCTCAACCCTCTCAGCGGTATTAAGCGGATGTTTGGCCTACAAAGCTGGGTTGAACTGCTCAAATCTATTTTGAAAGTAGCGCTCGTGTCGGGCATGGCGATTTATCTGATTCAAGCCTCTCAGCATGACTTGATGCAGCTAAGCATGGATGTCTATCCGCAGAACATTTTCCATGCCTTGGATATCTTGCTTAATTTCATTCTGTTGATCAGTTGCTCTTTGTTGATAGTGGTGGCTATTGATATCCCATTCCAGATCTGGCAACACGCGGATCAGCTGAAGATGACAAAACAAGAAGTGAAAGACGAATTCAAAGACACTGAAGGTAAGCCTGAGGTTAAAGGTCGAATTCGTATGTTGCAAAGGGAAGCGGCTCAGCGTCGAATGATGGCTGATGTACCTCAAGCGGACGTTATTGTCACCAACCCAGAGCACTTCTCGGTGGCTTTGCGCTACAAGCAGAACCAAGATAAAGCGCCAATCGTGGTCGCGAAAGGTGTGGATCACATGGCGATGAAGATTCGTGAAATTGCCCGTGAAAATGACATCTATATTGTTCCAGCACCGCCATTGGCGAGGGCGCTTTATCACACAACAGAGCTCGAACAACAAATTCCTGACGGTCTGTTTACAGCAGTTGCTCAAGTACTCGCCTATGTTTTTCAACTGAAACAGTATCGAAAGCGTGGGGGAGAAAGGCCAAAACTGCAAGATTCTAATATGCCGATCCCACCTGATTTACGTCATTAG
- the fliL gene encoding flagellar basal body-associated protein FliL → MNAELDPAKKKSKLLIIIIAVVVLLLGVGGALFFFLGSDDGASESQSQPATAVVAAEPVMYVNIPQPFLFNVTGDKKDRLVQIKAQLMVRGSKNEDLARYHSPLVESTLLATFASATVDQLRSPTGRVELRDKATEDIKASLSQAVGQPVIEKVLFTDFVIQ, encoded by the coding sequence ATGAACGCAGAACTAGACCCAGCTAAAAAGAAAAGTAAGCTCCTAATCATCATAATTGCCGTAGTCGTTTTACTGCTTGGCGTTGGTGGTGCACTGTTCTTTTTCCTAGGCTCAGATGATGGTGCTTCTGAATCTCAGTCTCAACCCGCAACTGCTGTGGTCGCTGCTGAGCCTGTTATGTATGTTAATATTCCTCAGCCTTTCTTGTTCAATGTGACCGGTGATAAAAAAGATCGCCTAGTCCAGATAAAAGCACAGCTGATGGTACGCGGCAGTAAGAATGAAGATCTCGCGCGTTACCACTCTCCACTTGTCGAAAGTACACTGCTAGCAACGTTCGCTTCGGCAACAGTTGACCAACTGCGTTCCCCAACAGGGCGAGTTGAACTGCGTGATAAGGCGACTGAAGATATTAAAGCCAGTCTGTCTCAAGCTGTTGGCCAGCCTGTGATTGAAAAAGTGCTATTCACTGACTTCGTAATTCAATAG
- the fliM gene encoding flagellar motor switch protein FliM — protein sequence MTDLLSQDEIDALLHGVDDVEEVEDVLETENDNAVNFDFSSQDRIVRGRMPTLELINERFARHMRISLFNMLRKTAEVSINGVQMMKFGEYQNTLYVPTSLNMVRFRPLKGTALITMEARLVFILVENFFGGDGRFHAKIEGREFTPTERRIIQLLLKIVFEDYKEAWSPVMGVEFEYLDSEVNPSMANIVSPTEVIVVSSFHIEVDGGGGDFHVVMPYSMVEPIRELLDAGVQSDKMETDVRWSTALRDEIMDVPVNFRVNLLEQDISLRDLMELRPGDVIPMNMPEHATMFVEELPTYRVKMGRSGEKLAVQISEKIQRPHVVKTDLAFLGKDLMSELENSDDDE from the coding sequence GTGACCGATTTATTAAGCCAAGACGAAATTGATGCGCTGTTACACGGCGTTGATGATGTTGAAGAAGTTGAAGATGTCTTAGAAACCGAAAATGACAACGCGGTCAATTTCGACTTCTCATCTCAAGATCGAATCGTCCGTGGTCGAATGCCGACCCTTGAACTTATTAACGAGCGCTTCGCACGTCATATGCGTATCAGCTTGTTTAATATGTTACGTAAAACGGCTGAAGTGTCGATCAACGGCGTACAGATGATGAAGTTTGGTGAGTACCAAAACACATTGTATGTACCCACCAGTTTAAACATGGTGCGTTTCCGTCCGTTAAAAGGTACGGCACTGATCACCATGGAAGCACGTCTTGTTTTCATTCTCGTAGAGAACTTTTTTGGTGGTGATGGTCGCTTCCACGCCAAGATTGAAGGCCGTGAATTTACGCCGACTGAAAGACGTATTATCCAGCTGCTGCTGAAAATTGTTTTTGAAGATTACAAAGAAGCTTGGTCTCCAGTGATGGGGGTTGAGTTTGAATACCTGGATTCTGAAGTGAACCCAAGTATGGCGAACATTGTGAGCCCAACAGAAGTGATCGTCGTGAGCTCGTTCCACATTGAGGTAGATGGCGGTGGTGGTGACTTCCACGTCGTGATGCCTTATTCAATGGTAGAACCGATCCGTGAATTGCTGGATGCGGGTGTTCAATCAGACAAAATGGAAACCGACGTTCGTTGGAGCACAGCACTGCGTGATGAAATCATGGATGTGCCTGTTAACTTCCGCGTCAACCTTCTAGAGCAAGACATCTCGCTGCGCGACTTAATGGAGTTGCGCCCAGGTGATGTGATTCCAATGAATATGCCTGAACACGCGACCATGTTTGTTGAAGAATTGCCGACGTACCGTGTGAAAATGGGTCGTTCGGGTGAAAAGCTCGCGGTACAGATTTCTGAAAAAATTCAACGACCACATGTGGTCAAAACTGATCTCGCCTTTCTAGGTAAAGACTTAATGTCTGAGCTAGAAAATAGCGATGATGACGAATAG